The following are encoded in a window of Alosa sapidissima isolate fAloSap1 chromosome 12, fAloSap1.pri, whole genome shotgun sequence genomic DNA:
- the scly gene encoding selenocysteine lyase isoform X1, which yields MCEKQAHSFVTDYSHWGHSFSHLSEVDEERIYMDYNATTPMDSEVVETVTVAIREAWANPSSSYLPGVKARDIINQARESVSRMVGGKPEDIIFTSGGTEANNLVLHTAVKHFWQSREVAEREGLDSSQQNGRTILPHLIISSIEHDSIRLTAEHLEKEGKAEVTSVSVSKVTGQVEVEDVVAAVRPTTCLVSIMTANNETGIIMPIKEICQKVRAVNKQRPLPRILLHTDAAQAIGKIRVDARDMGVDYLTIVGHKFFAPRVGALYVNGPGTISPLYPLFFGGGQERNFRPGTENTPMIAGLGKAAELVNTHLSEYETHLRDIRCYLEERLLAVFGADKIRFNSNFPGSDNLPNTCNISILGRGFVGRRVLATCRRLLASVGAACHSGQVDRPSRILLNCGVPYDVATNALRLSVGRSTSREDVDIVVEDLKQTIDVLERMN from the exons ATGTGCGAGAAGCAAGCGCATTCTTTCGTGACCGACTATTCACACTGGGGTCACTCTTTCAGCCACCTCTCCGAAGTGGACGAGGAGAG GATATATATGGATTACAATGCCACCACCCCTATGGACTCAGAAGTTGTGGAGACAGTCACAGTTGCAATAAGGGAGGCTTGGGCCAACCCCAGCAGCAGTTACCTTCCAG GTGTGAAGGCAAGGGATATAATTAACCAGGCGAGAGAGAGTGTCTCTAGAATGGTTGGAGGAAAACCAGAGGATATCATCTTCACTTCAGGGGGAACTGAG GCAAACAACCTCGTGTTACACACTGCGGTGAAGCATTTCTGGCAGAGTCGCGAGGTGGCGGAGAGGGAGGGACTGGACAGTTCCCAGCAGAACGGCAGAACCATCCTACCTCACCTCATTATCTCCAGCATAGAGCACGACTCCATCCGACTGACAGCTGAACATCTAGAGAAGGAGGGCAAGGCAG AGGTCACGTCTGTATCAGTCTCCAAGGTGACCGGTCAGGTTGAGGTGGAAGATGTGGTTGCCGCGGTGCGCCCCACCACCTGTCTTGTTTCCATCATGACTGCCAACAATGAAACTGGAATTATCATG CCAATCAAAGAGATCTGTCAGAAGGTGAGAGCGGTCAATAAACAGAGACCTCTTCCCAGAATTCTCCTCCACACAGACGCAGCCCAGGCCATTGGGAAGATTCGAGTAGATGCTCGCGACATGGGCGTGGATTACCTGACGATAGTGGGACACAAG TTCTTTGCGCCTCGAGTAGGAGCACTTTATGTGAACGGACCTGGtaccatctctcctctctacccCTTGTTCTTTGGTGGAGGCCAAGAGCGCAATTTCAGGCCAGG CACTGAAAATACTCCAATGATTGCTGGACTAGGAAAG GCTGCCGAGCTGGTGAACACGCACCTGTCAGAGTATGAAACACATCTCCGCGACATCAGATGCTACCTGGAGGAGAGACTATTG GCTGTGTTTGGGGCAGATAAAATCCGCTTCAACAGTAATTTTCCCGGTTCTGACAACCTTCCAAACACGTGCAATATATCCATCTTGGGTCGAGGATTTGTGG GTCGCCGGGTGCTGGCCACCTGCAGGAGACTTCTAGCTAGCGTCGGAGCCGCCTGCCACTCGGGCCAAGTTGATCG GCCCTCCCGTATCTTGCTGAACTGTGGAGTGCCTTATGACGTAGCAACCAATGCTCTACGTCTGAGCGTGGGGCGGAGCACCTCACGAGAGGATGTGGACATAGTGGTGGAGGACCTTAAGCAGACGATAGATGTGCTGGAAAGAATGAACTAG
- the scly gene encoding selenocysteine lyase isoform X2, with product MVGGKPEDIIFTSGGTEANNLVLHTAVKHFWQSREVAEREGLDSSQQNGRTILPHLIISSIEHDSIRLTAEHLEKEGKAEVTSVSVSKVTGQVEVEDVVAAVRPTTCLVSIMTANNETGIIMPIKEICQKVRAVNKQRPLPRILLHTDAAQAIGKIRVDARDMGVDYLTIVGHKFFAPRVGALYVNGPGTISPLYPLFFGGGQERNFRPGTENTPMIAGLGKAAELVNTHLSEYETHLRDIRCYLEERLLAVFGADKIRFNSNFPGSDNLPNTCNISILGRGFVGRRVLATCRRLLASVGAACHSGQVDRPSRILLNCGVPYDVATNALRLSVGRSTSREDVDIVVEDLKQTIDVLERMN from the exons ATGGTTGGAGGAAAACCAGAGGATATCATCTTCACTTCAGGGGGAACTGAG GCAAACAACCTCGTGTTACACACTGCGGTGAAGCATTTCTGGCAGAGTCGCGAGGTGGCGGAGAGGGAGGGACTGGACAGTTCCCAGCAGAACGGCAGAACCATCCTACCTCACCTCATTATCTCCAGCATAGAGCACGACTCCATCCGACTGACAGCTGAACATCTAGAGAAGGAGGGCAAGGCAG AGGTCACGTCTGTATCAGTCTCCAAGGTGACCGGTCAGGTTGAGGTGGAAGATGTGGTTGCCGCGGTGCGCCCCACCACCTGTCTTGTTTCCATCATGACTGCCAACAATGAAACTGGAATTATCATG CCAATCAAAGAGATCTGTCAGAAGGTGAGAGCGGTCAATAAACAGAGACCTCTTCCCAGAATTCTCCTCCACACAGACGCAGCCCAGGCCATTGGGAAGATTCGAGTAGATGCTCGCGACATGGGCGTGGATTACCTGACGATAGTGGGACACAAG TTCTTTGCGCCTCGAGTAGGAGCACTTTATGTGAACGGACCTGGtaccatctctcctctctacccCTTGTTCTTTGGTGGAGGCCAAGAGCGCAATTTCAGGCCAGG CACTGAAAATACTCCAATGATTGCTGGACTAGGAAAG GCTGCCGAGCTGGTGAACACGCACCTGTCAGAGTATGAAACACATCTCCGCGACATCAGATGCTACCTGGAGGAGAGACTATTG GCTGTGTTTGGGGCAGATAAAATCCGCTTCAACAGTAATTTTCCCGGTTCTGACAACCTTCCAAACACGTGCAATATATCCATCTTGGGTCGAGGATTTGTGG GTCGCCGGGTGCTGGCCACCTGCAGGAGACTTCTAGCTAGCGTCGGAGCCGCCTGCCACTCGGGCCAAGTTGATCG GCCCTCCCGTATCTTGCTGAACTGTGGAGTGCCTTATGACGTAGCAACCAATGCTCTACGTCTGAGCGTGGGGCGGAGCACCTCACGAGAGGATGTGGACATAGTGGTGGAGGACCTTAAGCAGACGATAGATGTGCTGGAAAGAATGAACTAG